The sequence TTTCGCAAAGCGAGCGGTTGAACGCAGGTGTAGCGGCTACCCACTGCTCTTGCAGCCACAATTCGGTATATCCATGAAAGACAAGCACATGAGTGCCCAATACCTTCTCTATTCGCTCGGTGCCAATATGATTAGTTACATTGGCAAAATGCAAACGGGAAGGAATGCCCGCAGCACGGGCACAGGCAGCCAGTAATACCGCTTTTTCCACACAATAGCCGCTGTCTTTGCTTAATACGTGACTGGCTTTGAGGTCTTCCTTTTTTATGCTGACAACACTGGGGTCGTAGCGCCAACCGTCACGTATGGCATAAAACAGCTTGACAGCACAGCGCAACGGGTCTTGCTCATCACCACACACCTCGCGCGTATAAGCAACTACTGCCGGGTGGTTAC is a genomic window of Thermonema lapsum containing:
- a CDS encoding transglutaminase-like domain-containing protein, giving the protein METYLSPTYFIDSNHPAVVAYTREVCGDEQDPLRCAVKLFYAIRDGWRYDPSVVSIKKEDLKASHVLSKDSGYCVEKAVLLAACARAAGIPSRLHFANVTNHIGTERIEKVLGTHVLVFHGYTELWLQEQWVAATPAFNRSLCEKLGVMPLEFDGTHDAVFQEYDPQAGKFMEYLHDYGSFHDLPYELMVSEWRRYYPHLFRKLHNKEVMVLTDKSPELD